One part of the Spirochaetota bacterium genome encodes these proteins:
- the thiL gene encoding thiamine-phosphate kinase, with the protein MNLKDIGEFGFIKRIAPDSINDSRNVLRSIGDDAAVFRVGKNECVVLTTDLLVERVHFIKQAMSGYQLGYKSLAVNLSDIAAMGAVPQHAFVSIGIPKDTPIEYLDEIYRGMKDLAKQYNVNILGGDTTSSIVDLIINVAITGVAKKGSLLYRNTAKDGDVIFCTGFLGDSKAGLDFILKSEQPKNDHEKRLFAAHCLPRPHIEEGLFLANSGAVHSCIDISDGLSSDLMHIAEESNVGFILLEEGIPLSPDLLQYCKEHGYNAIEYALSGGEDYVLVCTADVKKARKLENDFYKTFNKMLYKIGIITKEKQYRIKMNDGTISDIKPKGWDHFA; encoded by the coding sequence ATGAATCTGAAGGACATAGGTGAGTTTGGATTTATTAAGCGTATAGCGCCCGATAGCATTAATGACTCAAGAAACGTATTGCGATCAATTGGCGATGATGCAGCAGTATTTAGAGTAGGTAAAAATGAGTGTGTTGTTCTTACTACTGATCTGCTTGTGGAACGGGTTCATTTTATTAAACAAGCAATGTCGGGTTATCAACTTGGGTATAAATCGCTGGCTGTCAATTTAAGTGATATTGCTGCAATGGGTGCTGTTCCACAACATGCTTTTGTAAGCATAGGCATACCTAAGGATACCCCAATAGAATATCTGGATGAAATCTACAGGGGGATGAAAGATCTTGCAAAACAATATAATGTTAATATATTGGGAGGAGATACCACATCATCGATTGTTGATTTAATTATTAACGTGGCAATTACAGGAGTTGCTAAAAAAGGTTCACTATTATACCGGAACACAGCAAAAGATGGAGATGTAATATTTTGTACTGGTTTTTTGGGTGATAGTAAAGCGGGATTAGACTTTATTCTGAAATCAGAACAACCAAAAAATGATCATGAAAAACGGTTGTTTGCAGCACACTGTTTGCCCCGTCCACACATAGAGGAAGGTTTGTTTTTGGCAAACTCTGGTGCAGTTCACTCATGCATTGACATAAGTGATGGATTGAGTTCGGATTTAATGCACATAGCAGAAGAAAGTAATGTGGGATTTATATTGCTAGAAGAGGGAATACCATTATCACCTGATTTATTGCAATATTGTAAAGAACATGGCTATAATGCAATAGAGTATGCACTTTCAGGTGGTGAAGATTATGTGCTGGTATGTACTGCTGATGTAAAAAAAGCAAGAAAGCTTGAGAATGATTTTTATAAAACATTTAACAAGATGTTATACAAAATTGGAATAATTACCAAAGAAAAACAATATCGTATAAAAATGAACGATGGAACAATAAGTGATATAAAACCAAAAGGCTGGGATCACTTTGCATAA